A single window of Synechococcus sp. C9 DNA harbors:
- a CDS encoding histidine phosphatase family protein codes for MSPRTRILLTRHGESTFNVQSRVQGRSDTASLTERGRQMAVATGQLLQGVGVDHIYVSPLRRALETAQLLNLTGVPITPSPHLLEIDLPEWEGLTHEQVRTQFPQDYQYWRQVPERFVMAGRYPVLELSAQAEQFWQEVLPRHPGETILVVGHATINRMLLVRLLGFKLAHYFRLQQSNCGLTVLNWEPERVQLEALNLVFHTGNLFPKTKGNTRIYLVRHGETDWNRQGQFQGQRDIPLNAQGKYQAQQTQKLLSQVSLDFAISSPLSRSRETAEIILASHPEVNLNLIPDLQEISHGDWEGKFHREVEAEFPGMLDTWNQHPEQVQMPGGENLNQVWERAGQVWQKIITQYEGQQGMVVAHDAINKAILCQLFHLEPAHFWLFKQGNGAISVIDYPEGAGGAPVLQMLNLTRTDGLLDQTVAGAL; via the coding sequence ATGTCCCCCCGTACTCGCATCTTGCTCACCCGTCACGGCGAAAGCACCTTCAACGTTCAATCCCGGGTGCAGGGTCGTTCGGATACGGCATCCTTGACCGAGCGGGGGCGGCAGATGGCGGTGGCGACCGGACAACTCCTCCAGGGGGTGGGCGTAGATCACATCTATGTCAGCCCCCTGCGTCGTGCCCTGGAAACCGCCCAGCTATTAAACCTAACGGGGGTGCCCATCACCCCCTCCCCCCATCTGCTGGAAATTGACCTGCCGGAGTGGGAAGGGTTGACCCATGAGCAGGTACGCACCCAGTTCCCCCAGGATTACCAGTACTGGCGACAGGTGCCGGAACGGTTTGTGATGGCGGGGCGGTATCCGGTGCTGGAGTTATCGGCGCAGGCGGAGCAGTTTTGGCAGGAGGTTCTCCCCAGGCATCCCGGCGAAACCATCCTCGTGGTGGGGCACGCCACGATCAACCGGATGTTACTGGTGCGCTTATTGGGCTTCAAACTGGCGCATTATTTTCGCCTGCAACAGAGCAATTGTGGTTTAACGGTGCTGAATTGGGAACCGGAACGGGTGCAATTGGAAGCCCTGAATCTGGTTTTTCACACCGGCAACCTATTCCCCAAAACCAAAGGCAACACTCGGATTTATCTCGTCCGGCATGGGGAAACGGATTGGAATCGTCAGGGGCAATTTCAAGGGCAGAGGGATATTCCTTTGAATGCACAGGGGAAATACCAAGCCCAACAAACCCAAAAATTATTGTCCCAAGTTAGTTTGGATTTTGCCATCAGTAGCCCTTTGAGCCGCTCCCGGGAAACCGCAGAAATCATATTAGCCTCCCATCCAGAAGTGAACCTTAACCTCATTCCCGACCTGCAAGAAATTAGCCACGGGGACTGGGAAGGGAAATTTCATCGGGAAGTTGAAGCCGAATTTCCGGGGATGTTGGATACTTGGAATCAGCATCCCGAACAGGTGCAAATGCCGGGGGGAGAAAACCTCAACCAAGTGTGGGAACGGGCGGGACAGGTCTGGCAAAAAATCATTACTCAATACGAGGGTCAACAGGGCATGGTCGTTGCCCATGATGCGATCAATAAAGCCATTTTGTGCCAGCTATTTCATCTGGAACCGGCGCATTTTTGGTTATTCAAACAGGGCAATGGTGCGATTAGTGTGATTGACTACCCCGAAGGAGCCGGGGGGGCACCGGTTTTACAAATGTTGAATTTGACCCGCACGGATGGGTTATTGGATCAAACCGTAGCCGGGGCACTTTAA
- the rplL gene encoding 50S ribosomal protein L7/L12, whose amino-acid sequence MSAKTDAILEELKSLTLLEAAELVKQIEEAFGVSAAAPAGGMMMAAPVAVAGAGAAPAAAAEPVEEQTEFSVVLEAVPADKKIAILKVVRELTGLGLKEAKELVEAAPKAVKEGIPKDEAEKVKAKLVEAGATVAVK is encoded by the coding sequence ATGTCTGCAAAAACCGATGCGATTTTGGAGGAATTGAAAAGCCTTACCCTGTTGGAGGCGGCCGAGTTGGTCAAACAGATCGAGGAGGCCTTTGGGGTGAGTGCGGCAGCTCCCGCTGGGGGGATGATGATGGCGGCTCCCGTGGCGGTGGCGGGGGCTGGGGCGGCTCCGGCGGCGGCGGCGGAACCTGTGGAGGAACAGACCGAGTTCAGCGTGGTTTTGGAAGCAGTGCCTGCTGATAAGAAAATTGCCATCCTGAAGGTGGTGCGGGAACTGACCGGGCTGGGGCTGAAGGAAGCCAAGGAATTGGTGGAAGCGGCACCCAAGGCGGTCAAGGAGGGGATTCCCAAGGACGAGGCGGAAAAAGTCAAGGCCAAATTGGTCGAAGCGGGTGCTACAGTGGCGGTGAAGTAA
- the rplJ gene encoding 50S ribosomal protein L10, whose translation MGRTFADKEAIVAELKQTLGQTQMTLVIDYQGLTVAEMTDLRRRLRPTGTVCKVTKNTLMGIAIRDNPTWQPMESFLRGTTAFLLVRDDLPGAVKAYQEFQKATKKTELRGGVMEGQALDEKGIKAVLELPPKEVLMAKVAGMLKTLPTQLATALHAVPTQLATGINEVPASLGRAIQAVAQREDAAAS comes from the coding sequence ATGGGACGAACGTTCGCAGATAAAGAGGCGATTGTCGCCGAACTGAAGCAAACTCTGGGGCAAACCCAGATGACTTTGGTGATTGATTACCAGGGGTTGACGGTGGCGGAAATGACCGATCTACGGCGGCGGTTGCGCCCCACAGGGACGGTCTGCAAAGTCACCAAAAATACCCTGATGGGGATAGCGATTCGGGACAATCCCACCTGGCAACCGATGGAGAGTTTTCTCCGGGGGACGACGGCGTTTTTGTTGGTGCGAGATGACCTGCCCGGGGCGGTGAAAGCCTACCAGGAGTTCCAAAAAGCCACCAAAAAAACCGAACTGCGGGGCGGGGTGATGGAGGGGCAAGCCCTGGATGAAAAGGGCATTAAGGCTGTCCTGGAACTACCCCCCAAAGAGGTGTTGATGGCCAAGGTGGCGGGGATGTTGAAAACCCTGCCCACCCAGTTGGCAACGGCGCTCCATGCGGTGCCCACCCAACTGGCGACCGGGATCAACGAGGTGCCTGCTTCCCTGGGGCGGGCGATTCAGGCGGTAGCCCAACGGGAGGATGCCGCCGCTTCCTAG
- the rplA gene encoding 50S ribosomal protein L1 produces the protein MKKQSKRLRALLTKVEPRAYEPEEAIALLKETATAKFPESVEAHVRLGIDPKFNDQQLRATVSLPKGTGQTVRVAVIARGEKVAEAQAAGADVYGSEELIEEIAGGRLDFDKLIATPDIMPKVAKLGKLLGPKGLMPSPKGGTVTFDLGAAIAEFKGGKLEYRADRSGIVHLLFGKATFPAHDLLVNLKAVQESIDRNRPSGAKGRYWRSLFVAATMGPSIQVDFNILREMKVAEA, from the coding sequence ATGAAAAAACAGTCGAAGCGGTTGCGGGCTTTGCTAACCAAGGTGGAGCCACGGGCCTACGAACCCGAGGAGGCGATTGCCCTACTCAAGGAAACGGCCACGGCTAAATTTCCTGAGAGTGTGGAAGCCCATGTGCGGTTGGGGATTGACCCCAAATTCAACGATCAACAACTGCGGGCGACGGTGAGCTTGCCCAAGGGGACGGGGCAGACGGTGCGGGTGGCGGTGATCGCCCGGGGGGAGAAGGTGGCGGAAGCCCAGGCGGCGGGGGCGGATGTGTATGGTTCCGAGGAACTGATTGAGGAGATTGCCGGGGGGCGATTGGATTTTGATAAGCTGATTGCCACCCCGGACATCATGCCCAAGGTGGCGAAACTAGGAAAACTGCTGGGGCCGAAGGGGTTGATGCCCTCGCCCAAGGGGGGGACGGTGACCTTTGACTTGGGGGCGGCGATTGCTGAATTTAAGGGCGGGAAGCTGGAGTACCGGGCTGACCGTTCCGGCATTGTCCACCTTTTGTTTGGTAAGGCGACGTTTCCCGCCCATGACCTGTTGGTGAACCTGAAGGCGGTGCAGGAGTCCATTGACCGCAACCGTCCCTCGGGAGCGAAGGGTCGCTACTGGCGCAGTTTGTTTGTTGCCGCTACCATGGGGCCGAGTATCCAGGTGGATTTCAACATCCTGCGGGAGATGAAGGTGGCGGAAGCGTAA
- the rplK gene encoding 50S ribosomal protein L11, producing MAKKVTAIVKLALPAGKANPAPPVGPALGQHGVNIMMFCKEYNAKTADKAGMIIPAEITIFEDRSFTFVLKTPPASVLLAKAAGVAKGSGDPKGKKVGQVTRAQLREIAQTKLPDLNTENVEAAMKTIAGTARQMGITIVD from the coding sequence ATGGCCAAAAAAGTCACGGCGATTGTCAAGCTGGCCCTACCGGCGGGAAAAGCCAACCCTGCGCCCCCGGTCGGCCCTGCCCTCGGGCAACATGGGGTGAATATCATGATGTTCTGCAAGGAGTACAATGCCAAAACCGCTGACAAGGCAGGCATGATCATTCCGGCGGAAATTACTATTTTTGAGGACCGCAGTTTTACGTTTGTCCTGAAAACCCCCCCAGCTTCGGTGCTGTTGGCGAAGGCGGCTGGGGTGGCCAAGGGTTCCGGCGATCCGAAGGGGAAAAAAGTGGGTCAGGTCACCCGGGCGCAACTGCGGGAAATCGCCCAGACCAAACTCCCTGACCTGAATACGGAGAACGTGGAAGCGGCGATGAAGACCATCGCTGGCACCGCTCGGCAAATGGGGATCACGATTGTGGATTGA
- the nusG gene encoding transcription termination/antitermination protein NusG, whose product MTYSADPVEGEELVGRPCWYVVQVASGCEQKVKSTLEQRSRTLDMTDRILQVAIPQAPVVRIRKDGSRQNAEEKIYPGYVYVQMLAVANEQGQWEIDDEAWQLVRNTPHVINFVGSQQLRAGGRSHVKPMPLSEAEVERVFQSVAVEEPKVKVDMAPGDLILVIAGPFKDFRGEVIEVSPERSKLKALLSIFGRETPVELEFTQIQKES is encoded by the coding sequence ATGACCTATTCGGCGGACCCGGTGGAAGGGGAAGAACTGGTTGGTCGCCCCTGTTGGTATGTGGTGCAGGTGGCCTCTGGTTGTGAACAGAAGGTGAAAAGCACCCTGGAGCAACGCAGTCGTACTCTGGACATGACGGATCGAATTTTGCAGGTGGCGATTCCCCAGGCCCCGGTGGTACGGATTCGCAAGGATGGGAGCCGTCAAAATGCGGAGGAAAAAATCTACCCCGGCTATGTCTATGTGCAAATGCTGGCGGTGGCGAACGAGCAAGGGCAATGGGAAATTGACGACGAGGCGTGGCAGTTGGTGCGCAACACCCCCCATGTGATCAATTTTGTGGGCTCCCAACAGTTGCGCGCCGGGGGCCGGAGCCATGTGAAACCCATGCCCCTGTCGGAAGCGGAGGTGGAGCGGGTCTTCCAGTCGGTGGCGGTGGAGGAACCCAAGGTGAAGGTGGACATGGCACCGGGGGATTTGATCCTGGTCATTGCTGGCCCATTCAAGGATTTCCGAGGGGAAGTGATCGAGGTCAGCCCGGAGCGGAGCAAACTCAAGGCCCTGCTCTCCATCTTTGGGCGGGAAACCCCGGTGGAACTGGAATTTACCCAGATTCAAAAAGAGAGTTAA
- the secE gene encoding preprotein translocase subunit SecE — MPKNERVLLTRCACMEKKETMAAPPGSGPLAFINDVRNELKKVIWPTRQQLISESFAVILMVVASTLLIYLVDSLFAWLSRQVFA, encoded by the coding sequence ATGCCCAAAAATGAGCGGGTTCTGCTCACCCGTTGCGCCTGCATGGAAAAGAAAGAAACGATGGCGGCTCCCCCGGGGAGTGGACCATTGGCATTTATCAATGATGTGCGGAATGAGTTGAAGAAGGTCATCTGGCCGACCCGGCAACAACTCATCAGCGAGTCCTTTGCGGTGATTTTAATGGTGGTGGCGTCCACCCTGTTGATTTACCTGGTGGATTCCTTATTTGCATGGTTGTCCCGGCAGGTATTTGCATGA
- the rpsD gene encoding 30S ribosomal protein S4 — MSRYRGPRVRVIRRLGELPGLTRKAARKRPNPPGQHGQAPRKPSEYAKRLEEKQKLRFNYGLSERQLLRYVRKARRVKGSTGQALLQLLEMRLDNTVFRLGMAPTIPAARQLVGHGHIQVNGRTVYSPSYECRPGDQITVKPQASSRKLVEAYAEYPGLATLPTHLEFDKNKLEGKVTGVVERQCVALQVNELMIVEFYSRKG; from the coding sequence ATGTCTCGTTATCGTGGCCCCCGGGTGCGGGTGATCCGCCGGTTGGGGGAACTGCCTGGTTTGACCCGCAAAGCCGCCCGCAAGCGACCCAACCCCCCTGGTCAGCATGGGCAAGCGCCCCGCAAGCCCTCGGAGTACGCCAAACGGCTGGAGGAAAAGCAAAAACTGCGGTTCAACTATGGACTTTCGGAGCGGCAACTCCTGCGCTATGTCCGCAAAGCCCGGCGGGTGAAGGGTTCCACGGGACAGGCATTGTTGCAGTTATTGGAAATGCGCCTGGACAATACGGTATTTCGTCTCGGCATGGCCCCCACGATTCCGGCGGCCCGGCAGTTGGTCGGACACGGGCATATTCAAGTGAATGGCCGCACGGTCTATTCCCCCAGTTATGAGTGCCGTCCGGGCGACCAGATCACCGTCAAACCCCAGGCATCCTCCCGCAAATTGGTGGAAGCCTACGCCGAATACCCCGGTTTGGCGACCCTGCCCACCCACCTGGAATTTGACAAAAACAAACTGGAAGGCAAGGTCACGGGGGTGGTTGAGCGGCAATGCGTGGCACTCCAAGTGAACGAACTGATGATCGTGGAATTTTACTCCCGCAAGGGTTAA
- a CDS encoding carbohydrate ABC transporter permease — translation MSPRSLLLTGILALGAVVLLWPGVIVVQTSLAPGWHWQNYVLAWQQAQLLPALFISLGVAMGVVLTQGLTAVLAGYALARGEFTGKRLILSLIIASIVVPLPVLVIPVFLVLKTGHLLNTLGALILPSSASGFSIFLLRQYFLTIPIELEAQALLDGAKPWQILWEIILPLSRPALVTVGLLAFIGEWNDLFKPLVFTTRPELRTVQLALAGLQEQFTSDWGVLMAAIVLTTLPIMGLFLWGQNALIQGIATSGIKN, via the coding sequence ATGTCCCCTCGTTCTCTCCTACTGACGGGTATCCTCGCCCTAGGAGCCGTGGTGTTGCTCTGGCCGGGGGTGATTGTGGTGCAGACCTCCCTCGCCCCTGGGTGGCACTGGCAAAACTACGTCCTGGCCTGGCAACAGGCGCAACTCTTGCCCGCTTTGTTCATTTCCCTGGGGGTGGCGATGGGGGTGGTACTGACCCAAGGATTGACGGCGGTACTGGCGGGGTATGCCCTCGCCCGGGGAGAATTTACCGGCAAAAGGTTGATTTTATCCTTGATTATTGCCAGTATCGTGGTGCCTTTACCCGTGCTGGTCATTCCTGTATTTTTAGTATTGAAAACCGGGCATTTACTGAATACCCTAGGAGCGTTAATTTTACCCAGTAGTGCCAGTGGGTTTAGCATTTTTTTGTTGCGCCAGTATTTCCTCACCATTCCCATCGAATTAGAAGCTCAAGCCCTTTTGGATGGGGCAAAGCCCTGGCAAATTCTGTGGGAAATTATCCTGCCTTTGTCCCGACCGGCCTTGGTGACGGTAGGATTGTTGGCCTTTATTGGGGAGTGGAATGACCTATTCAAACCCCTGGTCTTTACAACCCGACCAGAATTGCGGACAGTGCAACTGGCTCTGGCTGGATTGCAGGAACAATTTACCAGTGATTGGGGGGTATTGATGGCGGCGATTGTGTTAACAACTTTGCCGATTATGGGGCTATTTCTTTGGGGACAAAATGCCCTTATTCAGGGTATCGCTACCAGTGGCATCAAAAATTAG